The Nitrospira sp. sequence ACATGGTGCAAAATTTGACCCCGACTGGCAGCGGCGAATCGTCTGGAAGGTTCTACCGATCACTCACGAAACCCAGCTCCCGCTATCTCGTTCTCCAAGGCCTCGTCAGCATCATCTTGTCGTATGAGTTGCTCTTTGGTGCCGACTCCGTCATCAGTCGGGTCGTGAGCAACGGTCTGGTGACGGGGTTATGGCTGGGAATGGCCACGATGGCGATATTGCCCCAAGGAGTGTTGGGAGCGACCTGGTTCAGCGCCGGACTTGTAGCAGTCGATACAGTCCTCGTGACCGCCGTCATCTACCTTTCCGGAAATGCCCGATCCGACCTTTACATTGCTTATTTTGTTGTCATGCTGGTGGCGGCATCAGTCAGGCGGCTGAGCCATGTGCTGGGTCTTTCCCTACTCCTGAGTGTCGGATATGGAGTGGTACTGTATGAAGGGATGCTGCACACAGGTGTCATGGCCACTGGACAGTTGCTGGGGATCCCGGTTCTTCTTGTGATGGCGGTGTTCTATGGAATTGCACTGGAAAGTACAGCCGTGGCGCAAGAGGAGAAGGCCTCGCTTCGAAAAGACGTTGAGGCCTTGAAGAAGACGGAAGGTGAGTTGGAGTCGGAAAAAGTGAAATTGGAAGAACGGCTGAAGGCCTTAAAAGAAGACCTCGCAACGGCGAATGCCGAACTCCGCAATGGGCAAGCGGTTCGGCAAGGACTCGAGCGACAACTTCATGAAGCACAGAAAATGGAAGCGGTCGGACGAGTCGCCGCGAGAATTGCGGGTGAGTTTGGGGCGTTGTTTTCAGTCATTGGAAAACAGACCGGGGTCATGTTGTCGCGCCTGCAGCCGAGCGATCCTCTCAGGTCCTCAGCCGATGAGGTTTTTAAGGTCGGGGAAAAGGCCGCCACGCTTACGGCACAGCTGATTGCCCTGAACCTGGATAGCCAGCCCGTTCGAAAGACAGTGTCCGCCCATGCCGTGCTGGCGGATATGCATAGTATGATCACGAGTCTGTTACCTGATCATATTCAATTGACCGTCGAATCGGACAAGCGAGTGGTCTACGCCGAGGTGGATCGTGAAGGATTAGAAACCGTACTGTTTCAGTTGATTGTGAATGCGCGGGATGCAATGTCGCAGGGAGGTCGTCTGTCGATCGAGGTGAAGGTGATCGAGAAGGTTTCTACATCGAGCCAACCGTTACCGGCCGGCGTCGTGTATCCGCAGGTGCTGATTCAGATCAGCGATACTGGAACCGGAATGAATCTGGATACTCAGACTCACATGTTCGAACCGTTTTTCTCAACGAAGGAGAATAACATCGGTCTCGGTCTCACAGCAGTCTTTGGGATTGTCAAAAAGAACGGAGGTAGGCTGGAGGTGGAGAGTCGACCTGGGCAAGGGACGGTCGTCCGGGTCTTTCTCCCCGCCGCCGCGCCGTCTGCGACGCATGAGGAACTGATTCCGAAAACCATGCTAGCCAAAGGAAATGAAACGGTCCTGTTCGTCGAGGAGAATGAAATTGAACGTAAGCTGGCGCTGTCGGTTTTACAACGGTATGGCTACCGTGTCTTGGAAGCGGCCTCATCGGTCGAGGCGCTGATGCTCACGCAACGGTACAAAGGGATCGTTCATCTCACCGTAAGCCCATTAGTGATGCGGGAAATCGGCGGGCGTGAACTGGCTCGCCGGCTCTTGACCCAGCATCCGACGATGAAGGCGTTGTTTGTCTCCAGCTACGATGATGAAACGATTCTGCATCATCGCATCAACCAGCGATTTGTCTTGCAGCATCCCTATCGTCAGTCAGGGCTCGTGGAAAAGGTCAGGGACGTGTTGGACGCAGCTTGAAAGTGTTCGTCGCTGCTGAAGCTCTCATTATCCGCGCCACATTGATCGACCCGGTGAGAAAAAGCGCACGTCTCTCCGCTTGAAAAGGCCGATGAGGGCCATGCCCGCGATAAAGCCGCCGATGTGGGCAAAGAAGGCGACTCCGCCTCCACTGGCGCCGACGCTCATTCCTCCAATGATCAGTTGAGTAAGGAACCACATGCCGAGGACGATGCCCGCGGCCACGCGGGTCATCCCAATTCCCGGCAATAAGACCAGCACGTGAGCACGTGGAAATAACAAGAGATAGGCGCCGAGCACCGCGGAAATCGCTCCACTGGCTCCGACCATCGGAATTTGGGAGGAAGGATCGGTGAGCGCATGGCTCAGAGCGGCAAGGATTCCGGATAGGATGTAAAAGACCACAAATTTCGCGTGGCCCATCACGTCTTCGATGTTATTGCCGAAAATCCAAAGGTAAAGCATGTTTCCCAGCAAATGCATCCAGCCTCCGTGAAGAAACATGCTGGTCACCAGAGTTAGGGTTGCCGGAAAACCGACTCTGGCTTCCTCCGGGAGTGAGGCGTGGCCGAAGATGATGGAAGGGATGGCGCCGTATTGAAATGCAAACAGTTCGGCCGGTTCTTGGGGAAGATTCACTTGGTAGAGAAACACGGCGACACAGATACCGATGAAGGTCATCGTGACAATGGGAGTAATTTGGGTCGGATTATCGTCGTGAAGCGGAATCACGGTGATCCGTGGTTATGGAGTTCGGCGGTGATCAGTGATGAGACGAGGCAATTCGAGATCGGCCGGAGGCCTTCCGTCGCTTTGTAGTGGAACGGAGAATCCGGCTGCATGGGTATGACCGCCGCCTCCGAATGATGCGGCGATGGTACCGACATCTGTGCCTTCGGCTCTGGAACGCATGCTGAAATAGCGACGACCGTCGCGATCATGCCAGATCAAGCAAAAGGGATGGTGTGGTGAGAGCCGTTCGCCGATCTGGCTCGTGAGGATGGCGCTTTGCACAGAGGGAACGACGACACCTTGGAATTCCACCATAGCCGCCTGTGCGGCAAGCTTGCCGACCAGCTCATATTCATAGCGCAAGATGGCTCGACCCTCCTGCTCAAGCGTTGACTGGGAAAATCGGTCCCACACGGTGAAGTCGAACGGATAGGAAGCCAACGCCGCGTTGATTTCGCGACTCCCCGGCAAGGCCCACGCCCATAGATCTTTGTCTTGAATATACTGAAGCAGCCATGGAGCGGTCGTGCCATGAGCCCATTCCCAACTCAGAACGGCACCGGACTTCGTTTGATCGAAATACGCATGCGGAAAGCCATCCAAGATCCTCTCCGCGGTGATATGGTGGTCTAAAATCAACAGTTCTTTCGTTTCGGAGGCCATAGCCTCAAGAATCGATCGAGCATAGCTGAAGTCAACAATCACGACCCGGCGATCCTTCAGATCGGGTGGGGGAGGGTGGCCGTGTTTTACGGGCAAAAAGCTGGCACTTGGAAATTTTTTCCAGAGAGCCCAAGCCGCACCGAAACCGTCAGAGCAATCGGCATGATATAGGACAATGTCCGGAGAGTCATGGAATGGAGGGGCGGAAGATACGTTACTCATAGAGGTGGGAGAGAATAGCATGCCCAGGCCAGGACTAAAAGGCGTGTTTCAGGTCCGACTCCAGGAACAGACAGGATCACAGCTCGTTCAGATGATTGATCAGCTGCCGAAGTCGGCCGGCGCTACGTCGGTTAAAATTGAACACGAGTCGTTGAAAGTCGCGCAGGGCTGGTTCATCGAGCTCTTCCTCAAGAGAGCCTCGCAGTTCAAATGTGCCGTCGGATAGGAGATCGGTGAATTGGCTCCGGATCTGTTCGAGTTGCTCAAGAGAGATGGTTTGCCTCAGGCGGATCACAAGCTGTCGTCCCACAAAGCGCAAAGAGTGGTAGCGCCGATAGAACCGGAGAATGTGACTGACAGCCGCTTCCGCTGAAGTCACGATTGTAAAAAGATTCATGTCTTCTTCATTGATCAGGTTCCGCTTCAACAGTTGCTTCGTCACAAATGCCGCCCAATCATCCCAATAATCGCAGCCGGGAGCCTGAAGACAGACGATCGGCTGAGGATCGCTCTTGCCGGTTTGGGCCAGCGTGAGGATTTCAAAGCCCTCATCATGCGTGCCGAATCCCCCAGGGAAAAGGGCGATGGCGTTTGCTTCCTTTTGAAACATCAACTTGCGGGTAAAAAAGTATTTGAACGTGATCAACTTCGGATCATCGGCGATGGTGGAATTGGGACCCTGCTCAAACGGCAACATGATGTTGACGCCAAAGCTGTTTTCACGCCCGGCACCTTCCTGAGCGGCGCGCATGATTCCATCCGCCCCTCCAGTGATGACCATGAAGCCCTCTCGAACAATGGCCTGGGCAAACTGGTGCGCGAGTTGGTAATTGGGATCGTCGGCGTGGGTCCGTGCCGAGCCGAAAATGCTGACTTTCTGCCGATTCCGATAGTTGTGGAAGACGCCAAATGCATGACGCAATTCCTTGACCGCGCGGTTCACGATTTTCACATCCAGGAGATCTAAGTGTGCATCATGGAGTTTCAACAGACCGGTCAAGAGCTCTCTCATAAGGGCAGCATGCAAATCGTCATCCGGCCGGTCCAGAAGGGCGCTGATTTGATGAAGGATCTCGTCTCGCGATAACACGGGACGAGGTCGAACCTGCGAAGACTTACCGGTTGTATTCATAACCATCCTTTATTGTGAGTGACACCGAAAATTCTACCAATGGATCAGGCGTTGGTCAAAGATTGATAAGATATTGAGTCGTTAGGACAGGTTGGGCGATTGAGGCAGGTTCGTCAGCACCCAGGCTTTGATCCTGGACTGATCGGCGGGAGAGAGATCAATAAATTGGATCTCCACGCCCGGACGTGTGTCCAGGATGGAACGGGTTGTGCTGGGCGGGTGTTCGAGGGTTGTGTTATTCAGCACAGTCCCTCGGATTGTCAGGGGACTCATCGCCTCAGAGAGGCAAAAGCTCAAGATGACTTTGGTGCCAGGCAACAGTAATGCGGGAGACTCCACGGAAGCTCCGGCATGACTGAGTTGTGTGATGGCGACTTGATGCTCAGCTCCCACCCGCTCTCCATCCATGATGCTAATCGTCGCCGAAATGTGTGTCACGCATCGTTTGGGTAAAAGGACCAGGTCACGCGCAGTGAGGACGCCGACCGGCTGATCTTGTTTGGTGACGATGAGGATCGGTGTGCCTGTCGACATCATGAGCGTCGAGGCTTCCTCCATCGCCCGATCATACTCGATGAATTGAACTGGGCGTGTCATGATCGTCCGTACTTCGATGTCATCAGGTTCAAGGCCCTGCGCAACGACTTTCTTCACGATATCGGTCGGCGTCATAAGTCCGAAACGAGACTCCGTATCCTTGACGAGGAGACAGGGCATCCGTTCACGTTCCAGCAACGATGCCGCTTCAGTGACGGATACGTCCCCTGGAATCTGAACCACGCCAGGTGTCATCATATGTGAAACCAGAGTAACCTCGTAATGCGACGCCTTGGGCTGTTGATCGTCTTTGTCTGCCATGTCTCAGCCAAGCCCTTTTTTCTCACGAATCTGCCCTCCTGGCGGCTGGAACGTATGCCAAGTATAGCAGAAGGTTTCTCGGCCCCATGATAGGTTGAAAGCCTTGTCATGCAATGGTTTTACGGCATACACTAGGTGCAGATTTTGACTGCAGCCGAAAGAAAAAACATGGCTCTCACAGAGTTCTGCCATAGAGAATTCCTTCGTCGGCTCGGGGCAATTCCGGTGCATGGGCTAGGGCTTTCCGTTGATATCCATTCCCCCGACCTCACTAGCTTGCGGCGAAGACTGCAAGAACGTCAAGTGTCACCTGTTTATCTTGAAGTATTCCGCACCACCACGAAGGCCTTGGTCTCTGCCAAGAAGGAGATCGGCAACGGCTTGCTGGCCTACCATGGCGAAGGGTTGTGGGTCACTCATCCTGGGGTGACGGAGTCTCAGGCCTTTAGACAAGCCGTCAGCGAAGCGGTTGACCACCTTCAAGTATTGCAGAGTGCGTGGCTCAATCACGAATGTGCAACCAAATTCCTTGCCGGCTATTACTACGGCACCTATGTTCCCCCCCTCTACACTCAAACAAGCGCCGAAGTGGTCGCTGATAATACACGACTGACACAAAGTCTTCTCGATCAACAATGCTGTCTGCCGAATGGCGGCACACCATTGATGTTGCTGGAAATGCCGCCCCTCACATACTTTGTCGCCGGGACCCTATCTATCCCGGAGTTTTTTCGGGTCGTCACCGATCAATCACCATGTGGCCTGGTCTTGGATGTCGGCCATCTCTGGACGGTGTTTCGCTATTCCGGAGCGTATCGAGCGATGTCGCTCACAGAATTTGTCGACACCTTTCTCAGCGAGTTCCCCTTGCACCGTGTTGTGGAGATTCACGTCGCGGGTTTGGCCGTTCACGAATCAAGCGGAACTCTCGCCTCACGACCGTCAGGGTTGGCAAGCGAGGGGACCCTGCCTGCATGGATCGATGCGCATGCGGCGCCCATTCCATGTGTCTTATTCGAGATGCTCGATCAGATTCTGGCGCATCCACGGCTCACCAGCCTGAAGGGGCTTGCCTTGGAGGTGGACACGAAACCGGTAGAATTGATCGTCGATGAATTTGCCGAATTTTCCCGACGTTATGCGCATTTCTTCGAACGGAGGAGCATGATCGAAGAGGGCGCGCTTGAGCGCGACGAATTCTCATTTAAGAACCAGGCAAGGACGGCAACCACTACTCGGTCTCTCGAAGAAGGCTATGATCATTACGCGAATGTGCTGGCAAGGAAGGCTGAACCGTCCGGAGCGGAGTGGGGCCAAGACTTAACCCGCCTCCAAGATTTGGACCTCTATCGGTCCGCGTATCTTCCCCATGAGATCCTCCATTGGGGAGGTGATCTGGAAGACATGTTCGTGGAGTCCTGTCGTCGGCTCAGAGAACGAGGGGTGTCATTCGACGGATTTGTGACATTCTGGTTCCGCGAGCCACGGCCGCTCTGCGAGACCTATGATTTTTTTCTGTTGAAAGTGGAGCGGTTTGTGGAGTTTGTTCAGGAGATGGCGCCTGAGTTGCTGAGCATTGTCGAAAAAGAAGCCGAGGAGCTTCGGCAAGCCTACCGGTTTGCCAACGAGCCCGATCTTTCAGTGCACACGAGCTGCACATGAGCTTTTGGCTGAATCTCCCACGTCCGATCATCGGACTGTCGCCGATGGATGGAGTGACCGATGCCTGCTTCCGTTCCGTGGTCGCGCGTCAGAGCAGGCCGGATGTCATCTTTACCGAATTCACGCACGTGCATGACGTCTGCCGCGGGCCGGAGATCCATCTGGAGACGCTGCTGTATAGCGAGATCGAGCGACCGGTCATCGCGCAGCTATACGGCAAGGATCCGGACCTCTTTTATATGGCCGCGCACGCGGTGTGTGAATTGGGCTTCGACGGGCTGGATATCAACATGGGATGTCCCTCGAAGAGTGTGGCATCTTCCGGTTCAGGCGCGGGGCTCATCCGCACTCCCGAACTGGCTCGCGCCATCATTCAGGCGGCCAAACATGGCATCGACGACTGGGCACGTGGGCAAACGCTCGAACAAGCAGGTTTCAAGTCGGCCCGCGTCGACGCATTTGAACGTCTGAATCGACAACGCAACAGTGGAGCATTGGTCCAACGACGGCGACTGCCGCTTTCCGTCAAGACCAGACTTGGATACGATTCAGTCACGGTCGAAACATGGCTCGAACAGCTTTTGATGGAACAGCCGGTAGTGATCTCGCTT is a genomic window containing:
- a CDS encoding response regulator encodes the protein MVQNLTPTGSGESSGRFYRSLTKPSSRYLVLQGLVSIILSYELLFGADSVISRVVSNGLVTGLWLGMATMAILPQGVLGATWFSAGLVAVDTVLVTAVIYLSGNARSDLYIAYFVVMLVAASVRRLSHVLGLSLLLSVGYGVVLYEGMLHTGVMATGQLLGIPVLLVMAVFYGIALESTAVAQEEKASLRKDVEALKKTEGELESEKVKLEERLKALKEDLATANAELRNGQAVRQGLERQLHEAQKMEAVGRVAARIAGEFGALFSVIGKQTGVMLSRLQPSDPLRSSADEVFKVGEKAATLTAQLIALNLDSQPVRKTVSAHAVLADMHSMITSLLPDHIQLTVESDKRVVYAEVDREGLETVLFQLIVNARDAMSQGGRLSIEVKVIEKVSTSSQPLPAGVVYPQVLIQISDTGTGMNLDTQTHMFEPFFSTKENNIGLGLTAVFGIVKKNGGRLEVESRPGQGTVVRVFLPAAAPSATHEELIPKTMLAKGNETVLFVEENEIERKLALSVLQRYGYRVLEAASSVEALMLTQRYKGIVHLTVSPLVMREIGGRELARRLLTQHPTMKALFVSSYDDETILHHRINQRFVLQHPYRQSGLVEKVRDVLDAA
- a CDS encoding rhomboid family intramembrane serine protease — its product is MIPLHDDNPTQITPIVTMTFIGICVAVFLYQVNLPQEPAELFAFQYGAIPSIIFGHASLPEEARVGFPATLTLVTSMFLHGGWMHLLGNMLYLWIFGNNIEDVMGHAKFVVFYILSGILAALSHALTDPSSQIPMVGASGAISAVLGAYLLLFPRAHVLVLLPGIGMTRVAAGIVLGMWFLTQLIIGGMSVGASGGGVAFFAHIGGFIAGMALIGLFKRRDVRFFSPGRSMWRG
- a CDS encoding phosphoesterase → MIVDFSYARSILEAMASETKELLILDHHITAERILDGFPHAYFDQTKSGAVLSWEWAHGTTAPWLLQYIQDKDLWAWALPGSREINAALASYPFDFTVWDRFSQSTLEQEGRAILRYEYELVGKLAAQAAMVEFQGVVVPSVQSAILTSQIGERLSPHHPFCLIWHDRDGRRYFSMRSRAEGTDVGTIAASFGGGGHTHAAGFSVPLQSDGRPPADLELPRLITDHRRTP
- a CDS encoding LOG family protein; its protein translation is MNTTGKSSQVRPRPVLSRDEILHQISALLDRPDDDLHAALMRELLTGLLKLHDAHLDLLDVKIVNRAVKELRHAFGVFHNYRNRQKVSIFGSARTHADDPNYQLAHQFAQAIVREGFMVITGGADGIMRAAQEGAGRENSFGVNIMLPFEQGPNSTIADDPKLITFKYFFTRKLMFQKEANAIALFPGGFGTHDEGFEILTLAQTGKSDPQPIVCLQAPGCDYWDDWAAFVTKQLLKRNLINEEDMNLFTIVTSAEAAVSHILRFYRRYHSLRFVGRQLVIRLRQTISLEQLEQIRSQFTDLLSDGTFELRGSLEEELDEPALRDFQRLVFNFNRRSAGRLRQLINHLNEL
- a CDS encoding CBS domain-containing protein, which translates into the protein MADKDDQQPKASHYEVTLVSHMMTPGVVQIPGDVSVTEAASLLERERMPCLLVKDTESRFGLMTPTDIVKKVVAQGLEPDDIEVRTIMTRPVQFIEYDRAMEEASTLMMSTGTPILIVTKQDQPVGVLTARDLVLLPKRCVTHISATISIMDGERVGAEHQVAITQLSHAGASVESPALLLPGTKVILSFCLSEAMSPLTIRGTVLNNTTLEHPPSTTRSILDTRPGVEIQFIDLSPADQSRIKAWVLTNLPQSPNLS
- a CDS encoding DUF692 family protein; translation: MALTEFCHREFLRRLGAIPVHGLGLSVDIHSPDLTSLRRRLQERQVSPVYLEVFRTTTKALVSAKKEIGNGLLAYHGEGLWVTHPGVTESQAFRQAVSEAVDHLQVLQSAWLNHECATKFLAGYYYGTYVPPLYTQTSAEVVADNTRLTQSLLDQQCCLPNGGTPLMLLEMPPLTYFVAGTLSIPEFFRVVTDQSPCGLVLDVGHLWTVFRYSGAYRAMSLTEFVDTFLSEFPLHRVVEIHVAGLAVHESSGTLASRPSGLASEGTLPAWIDAHAAPIPCVLFEMLDQILAHPRLTSLKGLALEVDTKPVELIVDEFAEFSRRYAHFFERRSMIEEGALERDEFSFKNQARTATTTRSLEEGYDHYANVLARKAEPSGAEWGQDLTRLQDLDLYRSAYLPHEILHWGGDLEDMFVESCRRLRERGVSFDGFVTFWFREPRPLCETYDFFLLKVERFVEFVQEMAPELLSIVEKEAEELRQAYRFANEPDLSVHTSCT
- a CDS encoding tRNA-dihydrouridine synthase, with amino-acid sequence MSFWLNLPRPIIGLSPMDGVTDACFRSVVARQSRPDVIFTEFTHVHDVCRGPEIHLETLLYSEIERPVIAQLYGKDPDLFYMAAHAVCELGFDGLDINMGCPSKSVASSGSGAGLIRTPELARAIIQAAKHGIDDWARGQTLEQAGFKSARVDAFERLNRQRNSGALVQRRRLPLSVKTRLGYDSVTVETWLEQLLMEQPVVISLHGRTLTQMYRGAADWSAIARAAALAKATGTLLLGNGDVQSPEDAVSRVRETGVDGVLVGRAVLGAPWFFRSKEQVRQRICESNGAPGASEPGPAVSQEERFAILVDHAHQFQALYGRQQFYRMRKHLGWYCKGFAYAAALRARMVRVSSAEELDEVLVDFQDRAQAGIGAPQAESLDELSLPASRCS